The following is a genomic window from Balneolales bacterium ANBcel1.
TTCTTTGTCAATTTTTTTCTGGATGTCGTCAATCAGTGCATTTCCTTTTCCACCGGGGTTGATAAAGGTCATGGTATCCTTGTATCGCATGATTTCCTCATGCATTTTATCACACTCTTTCTTCAGCTTAAAGTACTCGTCACGCGCGCCTTTGCCGGCCCGGCCTGAAACCGGCTCTTTGCCGGTTGATTCCGAACGGCCCCGGGTGGTGGCACGGAGTTTGTCGTAAAACGTGTCACATGCGGCCTTGTAATCCGAATCGAGTCTGGATTTCTTCTTTATCGGCACAAAGCCGATTTTTTTAAACTGTTCCTGCAGTTCCTTCACCTGTTCCAGGGCCTCTTCGACATTCTCCTGCCCGGCCAGCTTTTCGATTTCAGAGACAATTCCCCGCTTCTTCTCGTAATTGGCCTTCTGATCTTCACGGACGACCCGGTAGTGCTTGCGTCTGTTGTCATAAAACGCATCCATCGCCTTCTTGAACCGGCTCCAGAGCTTGTTGGATTTCCGGCGCGATACCGGACCGGTCTCCTTCCATTGCTTCATCAGGTTCTCAAGCTCGGCTGAGGTCTCATTCCAATTGGTGCTCTCTTTCAGCTCTTCCGCTTTTTCGCACAAGGCTACCTTTTGTGCAAGGTTTTCCTGCTCCTGACGGCGGATTACATCCTGATTCTCACTTTTGATCTTGTTGAACTTCCGGGTAGCCTCGTTAAACCGCTCCCAGAGCTCATCGTTTTTTTCCTTGGGTACGGCTCCCGTATTTTTCCAGTTCTTATGGAGGTTGTTCATTTCCCGCACAGCCAGGGCGAGGTCTTTTTCCTCCGCCAGTGCCTCCGCTTTCTCGCACATCCGGATTTTTTTCTGGATGTTCTTTTTGGTCTGTTTCCGGAACTTTTCGTTGTGCTCGTATTTCCTGTTGAAAAACTCGTCACGAACGGATTTGAACTGCTCCCAGACCCCTTCGGATTGCTCCATGGGAACATGCCCGATTTTTTTCCACTGTTTCGAGAGCAGTTCCATTTCGGCATCTCTCTGGTCCCAGTTCTCGGTATCCGGTCCGAGCGCCGCCACAAGCTGCTTCATTTTGTCCAGTACGGCCAGCTTGCCTGCAAGATTCGCCTCCTCCTTTTCGGCTTTTTTGACGAGGAAAGCGACTTTGTTCTCATTAAACTGTTGCAGCAGATCGGCAAACCTCTTCTCCTGGGCTGAGGCCTCGTCCCCGCCGGGAAGGTCTTTGATCTCCTCCCATCGGCTGCTTATGGAATTGACCTGCTTGATGGCCTGCCATTTCTTTTTGTTGATAACCTCCTGCAACTGTTCCAGAAGCCTTTCCCGCTTTTCCAGGTTGGCCTTTTTCCGTTCCTTCTTTTTCTGATGCCAGGCTTCCTTTCTTTCGGTGAACTGCTTTCTGGCATCATCCCGCTCTTTCAGCAAATCGGCATATCCCGGTTCGGAAGCCAGTGATTCATCCGCCGCCACAATATCCTGCCATTTTTCCTGAATCTGTTCGAAGCCGGCCTGTCCGTGCATCCAGTCGTTCTGTCTTGCCAGGTCACGGGCATGAGAGGCAAGAGCAGCCAACGGGGCAAGGCTCTCAGGCAAGTCTTCACGTCTCTTCTCTTGCGGCTCCGTCCCGGAGCTTTCCGCCGGTTCTTCCGCGCTTTCGGGTTTTCCGTCAGCACTCGCAGCCGGGGCCTCCGCACTTTCCGAAACCTCAGCAGTACTCTCCTCCGGCTCTGAAGTAACTTCAGATGCCTTCGAGTCATTCTCTACCGGCGCGTCAGCGTTTTCCGTCAATTCTGCAGGTTTTTCGGATGTCTCTTCCGGCTCGGACTTCTCCTGATCCGGCTGCGATGCAAGCCCCTCAACTTTCCCAAGCAATGCCTCAAAATCTCCAATGGCCTTCGCCGACAGGATCTCTTCGCGCAGCTGTGCCAGACTGGCCTTTAAATCGTCATTTATCGTCACCTGCTTCAACCGAAGCAATTCGGTATTCACATACTTCTCAAGTTCCGTAAAACGATTTTCAAAGTAAGTAACAGCCTCATCAGCAGCATCCGGTTCAACACGAGCGAGTTCCCTGCCCGAAAAATTTGCACCATCCTTCTGTCGGATGCGTCCGTCGTCTGTCACCGTCACATGTTCTCTTTCCATCAAAATCACTACTTAAACTGGTTTAAATATTTATCAGATTGCTTTATATAACGAAATAACTGCAATAATATCACTTGCAAATCCAGCAAATTGTCATGCGAACCGGATTAAGAACTCTGCCTATAAAACAAAACCATCCACAAGCCTGCAAATTATAGAGCGTAATAGAATAATAAAAATCACAGCGATAACAAACAGGATGGACGGCAATAGAGTGATATAAACTACTTTTTCATGGCCAATTCACCGATCATTAGTCCGATTTTTATGGGAATCCATTTACTGAGCAGCAAGGGAATTCGTAGAAGGGGTCTTGAGAGAGTCATGCCCTGATCCGCGGCTAGGCCTTTCAGACCTCTGAGGGCAACCTCGTCAGCCTGCTGCAGTCCCCTGAAAGCTGACTTCGCCTTGTCAACTCCGGCCACATCCATAAACTCGGTGTTCACCGGTCCGGGGCAGAGTACGCTTACACGCACACCGGTGTGCTTCAGCTCATGCCACAGGCTCCAGGATAAATTGATTACGAACTGCTTTGTCGCAGAATAGACACCAAAATAGGGGATCGGCAGAAAACCGGCCATGGATGCGACATTCAGTACACCGCCGTGGTTGCGCTCCAGCATGCCGGGAAGCAGGGTGCGGGTCAGTGTCACCAGCGAGTTCATATTCACCTGCATCATTTGCTCATAGGTTTCCAGCGGAGCATCCTCAAATCGGCCGTTATACCCGAAACCGGCATTATTGATGAGGATGTCAACGGAGATCCCCTTTTTGTCGAGCTGGTCACTTAGTAACCGGGCACCGTCGGGGTCGGAGAGATCAGCCGCAATCACGGTTACCTCTGCGTCATGCTCCTCACGCAACTCGGCCGCGAGCTGCTCCAGGCGATCCTTGCGGCGGGAAGTGATGATCAGTTCGGCACCCCAGATGGACAGATACCGGGCGAAAGCAACACCGATACCCGAGGAGGCACCGGTTACAAGAACCTTTTTGCTTTTAAAATAATCCATATCTTTCACGTGAAGAGTAAAGGAATTGTCTGTTTTGGGTTTCCCGAAAAGTAACCTTTTTTGTTTCCATTCAGTTCAAATTATTGTAAGATAGGCCGGCATTTGATTTTATTCGCAGTTTCTTCCGCAATGTATTACCGGATCATCATCCGATACCTTTAAATGAGCACGCATCACCGAGAATTTACCATCCTTGTAGTAGAAAGCAACCAACTGAACCTGGAGTTGCTGCTCACCTTCTTCATGCAGAGCGAGTATCGGATCGCGGCTGCAACAACGGGTATCAAAGCGTTGAAGATTTGCGAGGAAATCACACCCGACCTGATCTTGATGGATGTCCAGATGCCTGAAATGGACGGGTTTCAAACGGCGGGAAAACTGCTCAAGAATCCCAAAACCCAGGATATTCCCATCATCTTCACCTCTACGCTCACCGACAGCAATATCATTCTTAAATGCTTTGAAAGCGGAGGGATCGACTACATCAGTAAGCCGTTTAAGAAAGCGGAGCTGCTTGCCAGGATACATACGCACCTCTCTCTGAAAATTCTGCGGGAACAGCTGCAGACCGACCGCGATCACCTGACCGCGATTTTGCACAATATGCTTCCAATGGGGCTGATTAAAAGTCTGAGGAACGGCGAATTCCCAAAACCGGTATCGGTGGACACTGCCGCCACCCTGTTTACCGACTTCAAGAACTTCAGCAGTATTACACAAAAGCTGGGTTCGAAGAGAAGCGTTGATCACCTCAACCAGATCTATTACGCCTTCGACGAGATTGTGGAAGCATTCGGTATGGAGCGGATAAAAACCATTGGTGATGCGTACTTCGCCGTTGGCGGAATCAATACCCATCCTTCCAACATATACCTCTACCCGATTCTGGCCGGACTGAAGTTCAAGGAGTTTGTGGCCTACTACACTGAGCATAAAACCGATGCCGACTGGCAGCTTCGTATCGGCTTTGCCGTCGGACCCGTGACCTCCGGTGTGATCGGCTACCAGAAGATCGCCTATGATGTCTGGGGCGATACGGTGAACCTGGCAAACCATCTGGAACATGTGGGCCGGCCGGGCTATGTCGTTATACCGGAATTTATCTATGACAAGGTCCGGGATTTTGTGACCGTGTCGTTCATGGACACCATCCACTCCAACCCCTGGGGAGAGTTGAACATCTACTTCTGCTCCGGGGTCACCGACAATCTGCCGGAACCACTAAAAGATATCATGCAGGAAATGGATCCCGAGAAACTCTTCAAAAAATCCTCCAGCAAGAAGAGCCTGCTTAAAAAGATCTTCGAGATTCCGGGCTCATCCTGAACAACCAGCCAGTCATGACATTTTTTCCGCCAATGATGAATTGTGCAGATGGACATCCCGCTGCGGAAACGGTATGGTAATACCCTCCTTGTCAAACCGCTGCTTGACAAGTTTGGTCAGGTCCAGCATGGTCATCCAGAAATCGGAGGTTTTTGTCCAGGGCCTGACCAGCAGGTCCACGGAGTTGTCTCCAAGTTTGCCGACAGCAATGAGTGGTTCCGGGGTTTTCAGTACTCGTGGCTCCTCATCAAGGACTTCCTTGACCACCTTCATGGCCTTGTCGATGTCATCACGGTAGCTGATGCTGAAAACCATGTCCACCCTCCTGGTTTCATTCCTGGAGTAGTTCATGATCTCGGAGCCCCAGATTCGGGAGTTGGGCAGGATGACAAATATATTGTCGAGAGTGTGCATTTTGGTCATGAACAGCCCAATTTCATCCACAATACCGATCGATCCCCCGATATTCACGAAATCTCCGTTTTCAAAGGGGCGGAACGAGAGAAGCATCACCCCCGATGCCACATTGCTCAGGGTCCCCTGCATGGCCAGGCCGATGGTCAGGCCGGCCGCACCCAGCAACGCTACCAGACTGGTCGTCTCGAATCCGAATTGAGCCAGCACTGCAATAAGCGTGGCGAACAGAATCACCATCTTCGCCGTTTTCGCGATGAGCGGGGCGAGGGTGTCATCCACTCTTGGGGATGTTTCACACACTCTGCCCAGACGTTTGCCGACCCATCCGGCAACCAGCCATCCGATGATCAGAATGGCGATGGCTCCCAGTACATTCAAACCATATGGAATTACCTGTTCGGCAATAATTTCGTTGATTTCACCTGCCTGTAAATCGTAGTTCATGTCGGATAGGGTTTAACGGTAGTACAATGTGACAGATATGAATGGAGCAACCGGTTACAATTTACGGCAGTCCGTAAAAACTAAAAAAAAAGCAGCCGGAACGTACCGGCTGCCTTTATAATAGCTGATTGATGCACCTGCTTTATGCTATTGCAAATGGCTTCGGAGCATCCATGCAACTTTTGAGTGGTTTCTCAGGCGCTCGGTGACAATGTCAAGTGACGCCTCATCCTCGCCGTCTTCACATGCGGGGAGGGCCTTTCTCGCGGTACGGATGACCGTCTCGTTGGCCTCCTGGAGGCGCTTAACCATTGTTCGTTCATCCGGCACCCCTTCCTCCTCGGTGATACTGGTGAGTTTGGAGTACTCCTTGAACGAACCCGGAGCAAAATGTCCCAATGTCCGGATCTGCTCGGCAATATCATCAATGGCTGTGGCCAGCTCGGTATATTGTTCTTCGAACATTTCATGAAGCGGCTGGAAGTTCATTCCCGTAACATTCCAGTGGTAGTTGTGCGTCTTCAGGTAGAGCATATAGGTATCCGCCAGCAGATGGCTTAACGCTATTGCGATACGTTCACGCTTTTCATCCGGAATTCCGATGTCAATATTGGCATCTGTTTTTTCAATTACGCTGTCCATAATAGTTTCCTCCTGCAGTTTTGCTTTATTAATGTTCTATCGAACGTTTTTCTTTTACACTACGCTCAACGAAACTGAGCGGTAATTCGTTCTGTTTCCCGGCATGCGGCACACGTTGCCGTCGTACCTGGGAGAACAGCGGTCACTCTCACGGACAATCCCGGTACCCGTACAATGCGAACACGTCTGAGTCCGGGTTTTTTGTTGCCTGGAAAGCGGTACCCAGGGATTCGCGCAATATGCGTCAGTTGCGGTTTCGATGATACACAAGCAGCCGCTTGAAATCTTTCGGGACCTGCGCTTCGAGTCCCACGACGGTGTCGGTTACGGGATGGATAAACTCCAGGCGCGAGGCATGCAGTGCCTGCCGGTCGATCAGTTTCTCCTCCTGTTCGTCTACGGAGTAGTGCCGATCGCCAACCGTGGGATGACCGATTTCCGCCAGTTGCACCCGGATCTGGTTTTTCAGGCCGGTCTCCAGCGCCACTTCCAGCAGACTCGAGTCCCGAAAGCTTTCAATAACCCGAAAGTGGAGAGACGCACGGGTGCCGTCCGGATCTTTTTCAGATACCACGACATTCCGAAATCCCTCTTTCACCCGTTTCATATAGTGAACCAGCTCGCCTTCCGGCGGATCGGGTATTCCTCGCACCAGTGCCAGATAAATCCGCGCCGGCTCATGATTGCGAAACTGCTCAATCAGCCGGCCGCAAGCCCTCCTGCTTTTCGCGAAGAGTACTACGCCACTTGTAAAACGATCGATCCGGTGTACCGTGTGGGCGCTTTTCTTCTCTTTTTCCAGGTAGTCGTCCAGGCGCTCCTGAAGATTGGCGGATTTCATTCCGGGGATGGGAACCGTCAAAATTCCTGCCGGCTTGTTGACCGCAATCAGGTGCTTGTCCTCATATAATATCTCCGCCCGAACACGGGGGGTCAGCCGCACGTAGCCTTTCTGTTTTTTCATCGGTACAGGTGATTCGTCTGGTTAATAGTCCGGCAGGGAGGTTACCGGTGTCCGGCCGCTTCGAGCTTATCAAGGAAAACCCGGCTCTCCTGGTCGTCCGGAAAACGGGCAATACAATTGAACATAACGATTTTGGCTTCGTTCAGCTTTTTCTGATGAACCAAAACCGCCGCATAATTACGCAGGATGAGCGGTGTTTCGCCGCCGTGGCGGATACTGGAACGTATCACCTCTTCGGCCTCACCATATTTCTTCCGGGCAACAAGGGCATCGAAAAGTTCATTGAGGATGCCTACGTGGTCTGGCCAGTGCGCCAAAGCGGACCGGTACGACTCTTCCGCGCGTTGCCAGAACCCCAGCAGGCTGCAGACCGAGCCCATCATGAAGTGTGAAAACGCAAGGTCGTCTCCGGAAGCCCGGCTGAGGTAGTCCACCAGCTCGTCACCAATGGCGCGCAGGCTTCTAACCGACGATTG
Proteins encoded in this region:
- a CDS encoding DUF349 domain-containing protein, producing MEREHVTVTDDGRIRQKDGANFSGRELARVEPDAADEAVTYFENRFTELEKYVNTELLRLKQVTINDDLKASLAQLREEILSAKAIGDFEALLGKVEGLASQPDQEKSEPEETSEKPAELTENADAPVENDSKASEVTSEPEESTAEVSESAEAPAASADGKPESAEEPAESSGTEPQEKRREDLPESLAPLAALASHARDLARQNDWMHGQAGFEQIQEKWQDIVAADESLASEPGYADLLKERDDARKQFTERKEAWHQKKKERKKANLEKRERLLEQLQEVINKKKWQAIKQVNSISSRWEEIKDLPGGDEASAQEKRFADLLQQFNENKVAFLVKKAEKEEANLAGKLAVLDKMKQLVAALGPDTENWDQRDAEMELLSKQWKKIGHVPMEQSEGVWEQFKSVRDEFFNRKYEHNEKFRKQTKKNIQKKIRMCEKAEALAEEKDLALAVREMNNLHKNWKNTGAVPKEKNDELWERFNEATRKFNKIKSENQDVIRRQEQENLAQKVALCEKAEELKESTNWNETSAELENLMKQWKETGPVSRRKSNKLWSRFKKAMDAFYDNRRKHYRVVREDQKANYEKKRGIVSEIEKLAGQENVEEALEQVKELQEQFKKIGFVPIKKKSRLDSDYKAACDTFYDKLRATTRGRSESTGKEPVSGRAGKGARDEYFKLKKECDKMHEEIMRYKDTMTFINPGGKGNALIDDIQKKIDKEQNKLNAKLEKLEDLRQKMEE
- a CDS encoding SDR family oxidoreductase, which gives rise to MDYFKSKKVLVTGASSGIGVAFARYLSIWGAELIITSRRKDRLEQLAAELREEHDAEVTVIAADLSDPDGARLLSDQLDKKGISVDILINNAGFGYNGRFEDAPLETYEQMMQVNMNSLVTLTRTLLPGMLERNHGGVLNVASMAGFLPIPYFGVYSATKQFVINLSWSLWHELKHTGVRVSVLCPGPVNTEFMDVAGVDKAKSAFRGLQQADEVALRGLKGLAADQGMTLSRPLLRIPLLLSKWIPIKIGLMIGELAMKK
- a CDS encoding adenylate/guanylate cyclase domain-containing protein — encoded protein: MSTHHREFTILVVESNQLNLELLLTFFMQSEYRIAAATTGIKALKICEEITPDLILMDVQMPEMDGFQTAGKLLKNPKTQDIPIIFTSTLTDSNIILKCFESGGIDYISKPFKKAELLARIHTHLSLKILREQLQTDRDHLTAILHNMLPMGLIKSLRNGEFPKPVSVDTAATLFTDFKNFSSITQKLGSKRSVDHLNQIYYAFDEIVEAFGMERIKTIGDAYFAVGGINTHPSNIYLYPILAGLKFKEFVAYYTEHKTDADWQLRIGFAVGPVTSGVIGYQKIAYDVWGDTVNLANHLEHVGRPGYVVIPEFIYDKVRDFVTVSFMDTIHSNPWGELNIYFCSGVTDNLPEPLKDIMQEMDPEKLFKKSSSKKSLLKKIFEIPGSS
- a CDS encoding mechanosensitive ion channel encodes the protein MNYDLQAGEINEIIAEQVIPYGLNVLGAIAILIIGWLVAGWVGKRLGRVCETSPRVDDTLAPLIAKTAKMVILFATLIAVLAQFGFETTSLVALLGAAGLTIGLAMQGTLSNVASGVMLLSFRPFENGDFVNIGGSIGIVDEIGLFMTKMHTLDNIFVILPNSRIWGSEIMNYSRNETRRVDMVFSISYRDDIDKAMKVVKEVLDEEPRVLKTPEPLIAVGKLGDNSVDLLVRPWTKTSDFWMTMLDLTKLVKQRFDKEGITIPFPQRDVHLHNSSLAEKMS
- a CDS encoding DNA starvation/stationary phase protection protein, with protein sequence MDSVIEKTDANIDIGIPDEKRERIAIALSHLLADTYMLYLKTHNYHWNVTGMNFQPLHEMFEEQYTELATAIDDIAEQIRTLGHFAPGSFKEYSKLTSITEEEGVPDERTMVKRLQEANETVIRTARKALPACEDGEDEASLDIVTERLRNHSKVAWMLRSHLQ
- a CDS encoding RNA pseudouridine synthase, which gives rise to MKKQKGYVRLTPRVRAEILYEDKHLIAVNKPAGILTVPIPGMKSANLQERLDDYLEKEKKSAHTVHRIDRFTSGVVLFAKSRRACGRLIEQFRNHEPARIYLALVRGIPDPPEGELVHYMKRVKEGFRNVVVSEKDPDGTRASLHFRVIESFRDSSLLEVALETGLKNQIRVQLAEIGHPTVGDRHYSVDEQEEKLIDRQALHASRLEFIHPVTDTVVGLEAQVPKDFKRLLVYHRNRN
- a CDS encoding tetratricopeptide repeat protein, which codes for MVNNEPSSLKDRLLQLSEQIVDLSDEMDRADENEDERTLQSSVRSLRAIGDELVDYLSRASGDDLAFSHFMMGSVCSLLGFWQRAEESYRSALAHWPDHVGILNELFDALVARKKYGEAEEVIRSSIRHGGETPLILRNYAAVLVHQKKLNEAKIVMFNCIARFPDDQESRVFLDKLEAAGHR